From the Ciona intestinalis chromosome 2, KH, whole genome shotgun sequence genome, one window contains:
- the LOC100184305 gene encoding uncharacterized protein LOC100184305 isoform X2, with amino-acid sequence MKATSAMRVVWFFTTLLVLFSLHGASVTATQTCGGQITGTGSGRVMSPYHPQKYPKNASCVWTIVVDVGSGLRLEVEHLNNKELSNSGSTGQCYDTLDIYQVIPAGTERRITPSLCASSVAELTTNVFEVPAIGGSTVIRIRFKSDYAIQLSGFSISYKAMCNVTVQNSTGVLTSPGYPSLYPENIVCMTRIITPQDTTVHFSFEQFILEDSADCTSDSLTINTNQGSGIRSVGKKYCGNKNPGQIVATSNDVTITFISDGSFPKLGFIAKWSTDFETLATTARSTTFILPTTLSMVARVVSTFAASSENIVSGSDSQNAYGGNCSRTASGTKCQRWDRSTPHVPKFAPSPSNHNFCRNLDGDATPWCYTMNAHPTWEYCDVETCQAASIEEFQQHHASTDMQISTTVQSITAPPVIQHKTTSRTFKPSNLESKYTGTCSRTATGITCQRWDVNQPHSTSFTPSPSNHNFCRPLDDDATPWCYTTDASIRWEYCNVENCASDTPVTTEATTMDVSTTTDALGALLPVTINAGEVQPKTNNGTQDKSFNRKDELNNNQWFIYVVVVFLLFAIIATVIVILILRRRKKRSEHPPVPGEVAFRQLEGDENGDPEWRPRENTYVEIPFLNQDLPLSVGFTPTPSLPGRQASSTSLDSVAEAKIKATEEDKVDEMNGGYSMGKDVTVDQVQTAENPYTLANDEPEFMLNPLPENGLADNPYQQIDYAAMESPKLPTSTTASKTKSTKKPWSRIFKKAQSEKSLGVAKPQLSQIKNRPPQPAPRNNIPHKEQDPAGIRNPTFQKSPQKDECSPELKPEESVKNNNPTAPGKSRQSMTSLTSEDVFEDNTTYNHYQSPTDIHEKFPSLSISASCCNDTVTCAKEGDTSCYDCPTKCVLANAPVPHDSFKVCISPDIIDKQEETDSWYASPTSPQFELQQTSALYDVPKGSSSSDEKSRGNSNASTTTDDSYCSMVRTKPMKPKTKKHRPGAGNDTSVYTTMQPGAHFENKSYGMHK; translated from the exons ATGAAAGCAACCTCTGCAATGCGGGTTGTTTGGTTCTTTACTACATT ATTGGTCTTATTTTCCCTCCACGGTGCATCGGTGACTGCCACACAAACCTGTGGGGGTCAAATCACTGGCACTGGTTCCGGGAGAGTGATGTCTCCATACCACCCACAAAAATATCCTAAAAACGCAAGTTGTGTGTGGACTATTGTCGTTGATGTAGGTTCTGGCTTACGTCTCGAAGTTGAGCATCTTAACAACAAAGAGCTTTCTAATTCAGGAAGTACTGGCCAGTG TTACGACACGTTGGATATATACCAAGTAATACCAGCGGGTACAGAGCGTCGAATCACACCCAGTCTATGCGCTAGTTCTGTTGCTGAGCTCACAACCAATGTATTTGAAGTTCCTGCTATCGGTGGTTCCACAGTAATCAGAATCCGCTTCAAGTCTGACTATGCAATACAACTAAGCGGATTTTCTATATCCTACAAAGCAA TGTGCAATGTCACCGTTCAAAACTCGACCGGGGTTCTCACATCACCGGGATATCCGTCCTTGTATCCTGAAAACATAGTTTGCATGACACGAATAATAACTCCACAAGATACAACAGTGCATTTCAGTTTCGAACAGTTCATTTTAGAGGACAGTGCGGATTGCACAAGCGACTCATTGACAATCAACACCAACCAAG GAAGTGGGATTCGGTCGGTTGGGAAGAAATACTGTGGTAACAAAAACCCAGGACAGATAGTTGCCACTAGCAACGATGTGACGATCACTTTCATATCAGACGGGTCGTTTCCAAAACTTGGTTTTATTGCAAAGTGGTCGACAG ACTTTGAGACATTAGCAACCACAGCACGGtcaacaacatttattttaccaacCACACTATCTATGGTGGCTCGTGTTGTCTCGACCTTTGCTGCATCATCAGAAAACATCGTTTCCGGGTCAGATTCACAAAATGCCTACGGTGGCAATTGTAGTCGTACAGCTTCTGGAACCAAATGCCAACGATGGGACAGAAGCACGCCGCATGTGCCGAAGTTCGCACCATCGCCAAGCAATCACAACTTCTGCAGAAATCTCGATGGTGACGCAACACCGTGGTGTTATACAATGAACGCTCATCCTACATGGGAGTACTGTGACGTGGAAACTTGTCAGGCAGCATCAATAGAAGAATTCCAACAGCATCATGCGAGCACGGACATGCAAATTTCCACAACTGTACAATCAATAACTGCTCCTCCAGTTATCCAACATAAAACCACATCACGAACTTTCAAACCTAGTAATTTGGAAAGCAAGTACACAGGCACATGTAGTCGCACGGCAACTGGTATCACTTGTCAACGTTGGGACGTCAATCAGCCGCATTCCACGAGCTTTACACCATCGCCCAGCAACCACAACTTCTGCAGGCCGCTGGATGATGATGCGACTCCTTGGTGTTACACCACTGATGCTAGCATAAGATGGGAATATTGTAATGTGGAGAATT GTGCTTCGGACACGCCCGTGACCACAGAAGCCACAACTATGGATGTAAGCACGACCACAGACGCCCTTGGAGCATTGCTTCCAGTTACCATAAACG CTGGTGAAGTTCAACCAAAAACCAATAACGGAACCCAAGACAAGAGTTTCAACCGTAAAGATGAGTTGAATAATAACCAATG GTTCATTTACGTTGTCGTCGTGTTCCTATTATTTGCAATAATCGCAACAGTCATAGTAATACTAATACTTCGAAGAAGAAAGAAACGAAGCGAGCACCCTCCTGTGCCCGGTGAAGTTGCATTCAGGCAACTCGAGGGAGACGAAAACGGAGACCCAGAGTGGAGA CCACGTGAAAACACATACGTCGAGATTCCGTTCCTAAATCAGGATCTGCCGCTGTCAGTTGGATTCACACCTACGCCGTCACTACCAGGAAG GCAAGCATCATCAACCAGCCTTGATTCAGTGGCAGAAGCGAAGATAAAAGCGACTGAAGAAGACAAGGTGGATGAAATGAATGGTGGGTACAGCATGGGCAAAGATGTTACAG TCGATCAAGTTCAAACCGCAGAAAATCCGTACACGCTAGCCAACGACGAACCTGAGTTCATGCTCAATCCACTGCCAGAAAACGGACTTGCAGACAATCCGTATCAACAAATCGATTATGCGGCGATGGAATCACCAAAAC TTCCAACCTCGACAACTGCGTCCAAAACGAAGTCGACAAAAAAACCATGGAGCCGAATCTTCAAGAAAGCCCAATCCGAAAAATCGCTGGGGGTCGCTAAGCCACAACTTTCGCAAATCAAAAATCGTCCGCCACAACCTGCCCCACGAAATAATATACCTCACAAAGAACAGGATCCGGCTGGAATCAGAAATCCCACTTTTCAAAAATCTCCACAAAAAG ACGAATGTTCTCCCGAGTTAAAACCTGAAGAGAGTGTAAAGAACAACAACCCCACAGCTCCTGGAAAATCGCGACAATCTATGACATCTCTAACCTCGGAAGATGTATTCGAGGACAACACTACGTACAATCATTACCAAAGCCCAACCGACATTCACGAAAAATTTCCCTCACTTAGCATAAGCGCAAGCTGTTGCAACGACACTGTAACTTGCGCCAAAGAAGGAGATACCTCATGCTACGATTGCCCAACAAAATGTGTCTTAGCAAATG CTCCAGTCCCACACGATTCGTTCAAGGTGTGTATCTCCCCAGATATAATTGACAAACAAGAAG AAACAGACTCATGGTACGCGTCTCCCACTTCACCGCAGTTTGAGTTGCAGCAGACCAGTGCACTTTACGATGTTCCGAAAGGCAGCTCAAGCAGCGATGAGAAAAGCCGCGGAAACTCGAACGCCAGTACAACAACCGACGACAGCTACTGTTCCATGGTAAGAACGAAACCGATGAAACCGAAGACTAAAAAACATCGTCCTGGTGCTGGTAACGACACCTCTGTTTACACAACAATGCAGCCAGGGGCTCACTtcgaaaataaaagttacgGCATGCATAAATAA
- the LOC100184305 gene encoding uncharacterized protein LOC100184305 isoform X3, which yields MKATSAMRVVWFFTTLLVLFSLHGASVTATQTCGGQITGTGSGRVMSPYHPQKYPKNASCVWTIVVDVGSGLRLEVEHLNNKELSNSGSTGQCYDTLDIYQVIPAGTERRITPSLCASSVAELTTNVFEVPAIGGSTVIRIRFKSDYAIQLSGFSISYKAMCNVTVQNSTGVLTSPGYPSLYPENIVCMTRIITPQDTTVHFSFEQFILEDSADCTSDSLTINTNQGSGIRSVGKKYCGNKNPGQIVATSNDVTITFISDGSFPKLGFIAKWSTDFETLATTARSTTFILPTTLSMVARVVSTFAASSENIVSGSDSQNAYGGNCSRTASGTKCQRWDRSTPHVPKFAPSPSNHNFCRNLDGDATPWCYTMNAHPTWEYCDVETCQAASIEEFQQHHASTDMQISTTVQSITAPPVIQHKTTSRTFKPSNLESKYTGTCSRTATGITCQRWDVNQPHSTSFTPSPSNHNFCRPLDDDATPWCYTTDASIRWEYCNVENCASDTPVTTEATTMDVSTTTDALGALLPVTINAGEVQPKTNNGTQDKSFNRKDELNNNQWFIYVVVVFLLFAIIATVIVILILRRRKKRSEHPPVPGEVAFRQLEGDENGDPEWRPRENTYVEIPFLNQDLPLSVGFTPTPSLPGRQASSTSLDSVAEAKIKATEEDKVDEMNGGYSMGKDVTAVDQVQTAENPYTLANDEPEFMLNPLPENGLADNPYQQIDYAAMESPKLPTSTTASKTKSTKKPWSRIFKKAQSEKSLGVAKPQLSQIKNRPPQPAPRNNIPHKEQDPAGIRNPTFQKSPQKDECSPELKPEESVKNNNPTAPGKSRQSMTSLTSEDVFEDNTTYNHYQSPTDIHEKFPSLSISASCCNDTVTCAKEGDTSCYDCPTKCVLANETDSWYASPTSPQFELQQTSALYDVPKGSSSSDEKSRGNSNASTTTDDSYCSMVRTKPMKPKTKKHRPGAGNDTSVYTTMQPGAHFENKSYGMHK from the exons ATGAAAGCAACCTCTGCAATGCGGGTTGTTTGGTTCTTTACTACATT ATTGGTCTTATTTTCCCTCCACGGTGCATCGGTGACTGCCACACAAACCTGTGGGGGTCAAATCACTGGCACTGGTTCCGGGAGAGTGATGTCTCCATACCACCCACAAAAATATCCTAAAAACGCAAGTTGTGTGTGGACTATTGTCGTTGATGTAGGTTCTGGCTTACGTCTCGAAGTTGAGCATCTTAACAACAAAGAGCTTTCTAATTCAGGAAGTACTGGCCAGTG TTACGACACGTTGGATATATACCAAGTAATACCAGCGGGTACAGAGCGTCGAATCACACCCAGTCTATGCGCTAGTTCTGTTGCTGAGCTCACAACCAATGTATTTGAAGTTCCTGCTATCGGTGGTTCCACAGTAATCAGAATCCGCTTCAAGTCTGACTATGCAATACAACTAAGCGGATTTTCTATATCCTACAAAGCAA TGTGCAATGTCACCGTTCAAAACTCGACCGGGGTTCTCACATCACCGGGATATCCGTCCTTGTATCCTGAAAACATAGTTTGCATGACACGAATAATAACTCCACAAGATACAACAGTGCATTTCAGTTTCGAACAGTTCATTTTAGAGGACAGTGCGGATTGCACAAGCGACTCATTGACAATCAACACCAACCAAG GAAGTGGGATTCGGTCGGTTGGGAAGAAATACTGTGGTAACAAAAACCCAGGACAGATAGTTGCCACTAGCAACGATGTGACGATCACTTTCATATCAGACGGGTCGTTTCCAAAACTTGGTTTTATTGCAAAGTGGTCGACAG ACTTTGAGACATTAGCAACCACAGCACGGtcaacaacatttattttaccaacCACACTATCTATGGTGGCTCGTGTTGTCTCGACCTTTGCTGCATCATCAGAAAACATCGTTTCCGGGTCAGATTCACAAAATGCCTACGGTGGCAATTGTAGTCGTACAGCTTCTGGAACCAAATGCCAACGATGGGACAGAAGCACGCCGCATGTGCCGAAGTTCGCACCATCGCCAAGCAATCACAACTTCTGCAGAAATCTCGATGGTGACGCAACACCGTGGTGTTATACAATGAACGCTCATCCTACATGGGAGTACTGTGACGTGGAAACTTGTCAGGCAGCATCAATAGAAGAATTCCAACAGCATCATGCGAGCACGGACATGCAAATTTCCACAACTGTACAATCAATAACTGCTCCTCCAGTTATCCAACATAAAACCACATCACGAACTTTCAAACCTAGTAATTTGGAAAGCAAGTACACAGGCACATGTAGTCGCACGGCAACTGGTATCACTTGTCAACGTTGGGACGTCAATCAGCCGCATTCCACGAGCTTTACACCATCGCCCAGCAACCACAACTTCTGCAGGCCGCTGGATGATGATGCGACTCCTTGGTGTTACACCACTGATGCTAGCATAAGATGGGAATATTGTAATGTGGAGAATT GTGCTTCGGACACGCCCGTGACCACAGAAGCCACAACTATGGATGTAAGCACGACCACAGACGCCCTTGGAGCATTGCTTCCAGTTACCATAAACG CTGGTGAAGTTCAACCAAAAACCAATAACGGAACCCAAGACAAGAGTTTCAACCGTAAAGATGAGTTGAATAATAACCAATG GTTCATTTACGTTGTCGTCGTGTTCCTATTATTTGCAATAATCGCAACAGTCATAGTAATACTAATACTTCGAAGAAGAAAGAAACGAAGCGAGCACCCTCCTGTGCCCGGTGAAGTTGCATTCAGGCAACTCGAGGGAGACGAAAACGGAGACCCAGAGTGGAGA CCACGTGAAAACACATACGTCGAGATTCCGTTCCTAAATCAGGATCTGCCGCTGTCAGTTGGATTCACACCTACGCCGTCACTACCAGGAAG GCAAGCATCATCAACCAGCCTTGATTCAGTGGCAGAAGCGAAGATAAAAGCGACTGAAGAAGACAAGGTGGATGAAATGAATGGTGGGTACAGCATGGGCAAAGATGTTACAG CAGTCGATCAAGTTCAAACCGCAGAAAATCCGTACACGCTAGCCAACGACGAACCTGAGTTCATGCTCAATCCACTGCCAGAAAACGGACTTGCAGACAATCCGTATCAACAAATCGATTATGCGGCGATGGAATCACCAAAAC TTCCAACCTCGACAACTGCGTCCAAAACGAAGTCGACAAAAAAACCATGGAGCCGAATCTTCAAGAAAGCCCAATCCGAAAAATCGCTGGGGGTCGCTAAGCCACAACTTTCGCAAATCAAAAATCGTCCGCCACAACCTGCCCCACGAAATAATATACCTCACAAAGAACAGGATCCGGCTGGAATCAGAAATCCCACTTTTCAAAAATCTCCACAAAAAG ACGAATGTTCTCCCGAGTTAAAACCTGAAGAGAGTGTAAAGAACAACAACCCCACAGCTCCTGGAAAATCGCGACAATCTATGACATCTCTAACCTCGGAAGATGTATTCGAGGACAACACTACGTACAATCATTACCAAAGCCCAACCGACATTCACGAAAAATTTCCCTCACTTAGCATAAGCGCAAGCTGTTGCAACGACACTGTAACTTGCGCCAAAGAAGGAGATACCTCATGCTACGATTGCCCAACAAAATGTGTCTTAGCAAATG AAACAGACTCATGGTACGCGTCTCCCACTTCACCGCAGTTTGAGTTGCAGCAGACCAGTGCACTTTACGATGTTCCGAAAGGCAGCTCAAGCAGCGATGAGAAAAGCCGCGGAAACTCGAACGCCAGTACAACAACCGACGACAGCTACTGTTCCATGGTAAGAACGAAACCGATGAAACCGAAGACTAAAAAACATCGTCCTGGTGCTGGTAACGACACCTCTGTTTACACAACAATGCAGCCAGGGGCTCACTtcgaaaataaaagttacgGCATGCATAAATAA
- the LOC100184305 gene encoding uncharacterized protein LOC100184305 isoform X1 — MKATSAMRVVWFFTTLLVLFSLHGASVTATQTCGGQITGTGSGRVMSPYHPQKYPKNASCVWTIVVDVGSGLRLEVEHLNNKELSNSGSTGQCYDTLDIYQVIPAGTERRITPSLCASSVAELTTNVFEVPAIGGSTVIRIRFKSDYAIQLSGFSISYKAMCNVTVQNSTGVLTSPGYPSLYPENIVCMTRIITPQDTTVHFSFEQFILEDSADCTSDSLTINTNQGSGIRSVGKKYCGNKNPGQIVATSNDVTITFISDGSFPKLGFIAKWSTDFETLATTARSTTFILPTTLSMVARVVSTFAASSENIVSGSDSQNAYGGNCSRTASGTKCQRWDRSTPHVPKFAPSPSNHNFCRNLDGDATPWCYTMNAHPTWEYCDVETCQAASIEEFQQHHASTDMQISTTVQSITAPPVIQHKTTSRTFKPSNLESKYTGTCSRTATGITCQRWDVNQPHSTSFTPSPSNHNFCRPLDDDATPWCYTTDASIRWEYCNVENCASDTPVTTEATTMDVSTTTDALGALLPVTINAGEVQPKTNNGTQDKSFNRKDELNNNQWFIYVVVVFLLFAIIATVIVILILRRRKKRSEHPPVPGEVAFRQLEGDENGDPEWRPRENTYVEIPFLNQDLPLSVGFTPTPSLPGRQASSTSLDSVAEAKIKATEEDKVDEMNGGYSMGKDVTAVDQVQTAENPYTLANDEPEFMLNPLPENGLADNPYQQIDYAAMESPKLPTSTTASKTKSTKKPWSRIFKKAQSEKSLGVAKPQLSQIKNRPPQPAPRNNIPHKEQDPAGIRNPTFQKSPQKDECSPELKPEESVKNNNPTAPGKSRQSMTSLTSEDVFEDNTTYNHYQSPTDIHEKFPSLSISASCCNDTVTCAKEGDTSCYDCPTKCVLANAPVPHDSFKVCISPDIIDKQEETDSWYASPTSPQFELQQTSALYDVPKGSSSSDEKSRGNSNASTTTDDSYCSMVRTKPMKPKTKKHRPGAGNDTSVYTTMQPGAHFENKSYGMHK, encoded by the exons ATGAAAGCAACCTCTGCAATGCGGGTTGTTTGGTTCTTTACTACATT ATTGGTCTTATTTTCCCTCCACGGTGCATCGGTGACTGCCACACAAACCTGTGGGGGTCAAATCACTGGCACTGGTTCCGGGAGAGTGATGTCTCCATACCACCCACAAAAATATCCTAAAAACGCAAGTTGTGTGTGGACTATTGTCGTTGATGTAGGTTCTGGCTTACGTCTCGAAGTTGAGCATCTTAACAACAAAGAGCTTTCTAATTCAGGAAGTACTGGCCAGTG TTACGACACGTTGGATATATACCAAGTAATACCAGCGGGTACAGAGCGTCGAATCACACCCAGTCTATGCGCTAGTTCTGTTGCTGAGCTCACAACCAATGTATTTGAAGTTCCTGCTATCGGTGGTTCCACAGTAATCAGAATCCGCTTCAAGTCTGACTATGCAATACAACTAAGCGGATTTTCTATATCCTACAAAGCAA TGTGCAATGTCACCGTTCAAAACTCGACCGGGGTTCTCACATCACCGGGATATCCGTCCTTGTATCCTGAAAACATAGTTTGCATGACACGAATAATAACTCCACAAGATACAACAGTGCATTTCAGTTTCGAACAGTTCATTTTAGAGGACAGTGCGGATTGCACAAGCGACTCATTGACAATCAACACCAACCAAG GAAGTGGGATTCGGTCGGTTGGGAAGAAATACTGTGGTAACAAAAACCCAGGACAGATAGTTGCCACTAGCAACGATGTGACGATCACTTTCATATCAGACGGGTCGTTTCCAAAACTTGGTTTTATTGCAAAGTGGTCGACAG ACTTTGAGACATTAGCAACCACAGCACGGtcaacaacatttattttaccaacCACACTATCTATGGTGGCTCGTGTTGTCTCGACCTTTGCTGCATCATCAGAAAACATCGTTTCCGGGTCAGATTCACAAAATGCCTACGGTGGCAATTGTAGTCGTACAGCTTCTGGAACCAAATGCCAACGATGGGACAGAAGCACGCCGCATGTGCCGAAGTTCGCACCATCGCCAAGCAATCACAACTTCTGCAGAAATCTCGATGGTGACGCAACACCGTGGTGTTATACAATGAACGCTCATCCTACATGGGAGTACTGTGACGTGGAAACTTGTCAGGCAGCATCAATAGAAGAATTCCAACAGCATCATGCGAGCACGGACATGCAAATTTCCACAACTGTACAATCAATAACTGCTCCTCCAGTTATCCAACATAAAACCACATCACGAACTTTCAAACCTAGTAATTTGGAAAGCAAGTACACAGGCACATGTAGTCGCACGGCAACTGGTATCACTTGTCAACGTTGGGACGTCAATCAGCCGCATTCCACGAGCTTTACACCATCGCCCAGCAACCACAACTTCTGCAGGCCGCTGGATGATGATGCGACTCCTTGGTGTTACACCACTGATGCTAGCATAAGATGGGAATATTGTAATGTGGAGAATT GTGCTTCGGACACGCCCGTGACCACAGAAGCCACAACTATGGATGTAAGCACGACCACAGACGCCCTTGGAGCATTGCTTCCAGTTACCATAAACG CTGGTGAAGTTCAACCAAAAACCAATAACGGAACCCAAGACAAGAGTTTCAACCGTAAAGATGAGTTGAATAATAACCAATG GTTCATTTACGTTGTCGTCGTGTTCCTATTATTTGCAATAATCGCAACAGTCATAGTAATACTAATACTTCGAAGAAGAAAGAAACGAAGCGAGCACCCTCCTGTGCCCGGTGAAGTTGCATTCAGGCAACTCGAGGGAGACGAAAACGGAGACCCAGAGTGGAGA CCACGTGAAAACACATACGTCGAGATTCCGTTCCTAAATCAGGATCTGCCGCTGTCAGTTGGATTCACACCTACGCCGTCACTACCAGGAAG GCAAGCATCATCAACCAGCCTTGATTCAGTGGCAGAAGCGAAGATAAAAGCGACTGAAGAAGACAAGGTGGATGAAATGAATGGTGGGTACAGCATGGGCAAAGATGTTACAG CAGTCGATCAAGTTCAAACCGCAGAAAATCCGTACACGCTAGCCAACGACGAACCTGAGTTCATGCTCAATCCACTGCCAGAAAACGGACTTGCAGACAATCCGTATCAACAAATCGATTATGCGGCGATGGAATCACCAAAAC TTCCAACCTCGACAACTGCGTCCAAAACGAAGTCGACAAAAAAACCATGGAGCCGAATCTTCAAGAAAGCCCAATCCGAAAAATCGCTGGGGGTCGCTAAGCCACAACTTTCGCAAATCAAAAATCGTCCGCCACAACCTGCCCCACGAAATAATATACCTCACAAAGAACAGGATCCGGCTGGAATCAGAAATCCCACTTTTCAAAAATCTCCACAAAAAG ACGAATGTTCTCCCGAGTTAAAACCTGAAGAGAGTGTAAAGAACAACAACCCCACAGCTCCTGGAAAATCGCGACAATCTATGACATCTCTAACCTCGGAAGATGTATTCGAGGACAACACTACGTACAATCATTACCAAAGCCCAACCGACATTCACGAAAAATTTCCCTCACTTAGCATAAGCGCAAGCTGTTGCAACGACACTGTAACTTGCGCCAAAGAAGGAGATACCTCATGCTACGATTGCCCAACAAAATGTGTCTTAGCAAATG CTCCAGTCCCACACGATTCGTTCAAGGTGTGTATCTCCCCAGATATAATTGACAAACAAGAAG AAACAGACTCATGGTACGCGTCTCCCACTTCACCGCAGTTTGAGTTGCAGCAGACCAGTGCACTTTACGATGTTCCGAAAGGCAGCTCAAGCAGCGATGAGAAAAGCCGCGGAAACTCGAACGCCAGTACAACAACCGACGACAGCTACTGTTCCATGGTAAGAACGAAACCGATGAAACCGAAGACTAAAAAACATCGTCCTGGTGCTGGTAACGACACCTCTGTTTACACAACAATGCAGCCAGGGGCTCACTtcgaaaataaaagttacgGCATGCATAAATAA